A single window of Hymenobacter sp. APR13 DNA harbors:
- a CDS encoding OsmC family protein translates to MSTATARYAGNLRTEATHTASGSTILTDAPVDNHGRGEAFSPTDLVSAALGSCMMTIMGIVAERQGLDLTGVTYDVTKHMAAEPRRIRQIDVLFRLPATLSEKERTILENAARTCPVALSLNPEIEQDVQFQYA, encoded by the coding sequence ATGAGCACCGCCACCGCCCGCTACGCCGGCAATCTGCGCACCGAAGCCACCCACACGGCCTCCGGCAGCACCATTCTCACCGACGCGCCCGTCGACAACCACGGCCGCGGCGAGGCGTTTTCGCCCACCGACCTGGTAAGTGCCGCGCTGGGCTCGTGCATGATGACCATCATGGGCATCGTGGCGGAGCGGCAAGGCCTGGACCTGACCGGCGTGACCTACGACGTGACCAAGCACATGGCCGCCGAGCCCCGCCGCATCCGGCAGATCGACGTGCTTTTCCGGCTGCCGGCTACGCTCAGCGAAAAGGAGCGTACCATCCTCGAAAATGCCGCCCGCACCTGTCCGGTAGCGCTAAGTCTCAACCCTGAAATCGAACAGGATGTTCAGTTTCAGTATGCCTGA
- a CDS encoding M16 family metallopeptidase: protein MIHFEEFTLANGLRCIVHEDHTTPMAVLNVLYNVGARDEDADHTGFAHLFEHLMFSGSVNIPSYDEPLQRVGGENNAFTSPDITNYYLTVPAANLETGFWLESDRMLSLAFSENGLEVQRKVVVEEFKQNYLNQPYGDVWLKLRPLAYQHHPYQWATIGKEISHIENAVMDDVRAFFKKHYAPQNAVLVVAGAVTVAEARRLAEKWFEPIAGGPAYERQLPTEPRQTEPRFLEIAADVPLSALYKVYHMPARSADDYYAVDLLSDLLGRGKSSRLYQQLVKENPLFNSISASVTGSLEPGLLVVSGKLNTGVTLEAADAAVEAVLATLREAPVADDELEKVKNQAEASIVFGEIELLNRAMNLAYSKLMGDANLVNQESARLQAVTPAAVHAAAQEVLRPDNCSTLYYRAQPAAETVPATLATADAE from the coding sequence ATGATTCATTTCGAAGAATTTACGCTGGCCAACGGCCTGCGCTGCATTGTGCACGAAGACCATACCACCCCGATGGCCGTGCTCAATGTGCTCTACAACGTGGGCGCCCGCGACGAAGACGCCGACCACACCGGCTTCGCGCACCTGTTTGAGCACCTGATGTTTTCGGGTTCTGTGAACATCCCGAGCTACGACGAGCCGTTGCAGCGGGTGGGCGGCGAAAACAATGCCTTCACCTCCCCCGACATCACCAACTACTACCTCACCGTGCCCGCCGCCAACCTCGAAACCGGCTTCTGGCTGGAATCCGACCGGATGCTAAGCTTGGCTTTCTCGGAAAACGGGCTGGAGGTGCAGCGCAAAGTGGTGGTGGAAGAGTTCAAGCAGAACTACCTCAACCAGCCCTACGGCGACGTGTGGCTGAAGCTGCGCCCCCTGGCCTACCAGCACCATCCCTACCAGTGGGCCACCATCGGTAAGGAAATCAGCCACATCGAAAACGCCGTAATGGACGATGTGCGGGCCTTTTTCAAGAAGCACTACGCCCCGCAGAACGCCGTGCTGGTAGTGGCCGGCGCCGTGACGGTGGCCGAAGCGCGCCGCCTGGCCGAAAAGTGGTTTGAGCCCATTGCGGGCGGCCCGGCCTATGAGCGCCAGCTACCCACCGAGCCCCGCCAGACCGAGCCCCGCTTCCTGGAAATAGCCGCCGACGTGCCCCTGAGTGCCCTCTACAAAGTGTACCATATGCCCGCCCGCAGCGCCGACGACTACTACGCCGTGGATCTGCTGAGCGACCTGCTGGGCCGCGGTAAGTCCAGCCGCCTGTACCAGCAGCTGGTGAAGGAAAACCCATTGTTCAATTCCATTTCCGCCTCCGTGACGGGCTCCCTGGAGCCGGGCCTGCTGGTGGTGAGCGGCAAGCTCAACACCGGTGTGACGCTGGAAGCTGCCGATGCCGCCGTAGAAGCCGTGCTGGCCACCCTGCGCGAGGCGCCGGTAGCCGACGACGAGTTGGAAAAGGTGAAAAACCAGGCCGAAGCCAGTATCGTGTTCGGGGAAATCGAGCTGCTCAACCGCGCCATGAACCTGGCCTACAGCAAGCTGATGGGCGACGCCAACCTCGTGAACCAGGAAAGCGCCCGCCTGCAGGCCGTGACGCCGGCCGCCGTGCACGCCGCGGCCCAGGAAGTGCTGCGCCCCGACAACTGCAGCACGCTCTACTACCGCGCCCAGCCGGCCGCCGAAACCGTCCCGGCCACCCTGGCCACCGCCGACGCCGAGTAG
- the ytxJ gene encoding bacillithiol system redox-active protein YtxJ translates to MTPWQPLTQSEQLLDIVRESQEQPVLIFKHSTTCSISAAAKGKIERQWADAGLDNVKIYYLDLLRFRPISQEIAQKFSVQHESPQLLLIQDGECRYDASHMGIRLADVKQAVSG, encoded by the coding sequence ATGACTCCCTGGCAACCCCTCACCCAATCCGAGCAGCTCCTTGACATCGTGCGCGAATCGCAGGAGCAGCCGGTTCTCATCTTCAAGCACAGCACCACCTGCTCCATCAGCGCCGCCGCCAAGGGCAAGATTGAGCGCCAGTGGGCCGATGCCGGCCTCGACAACGTGAAAATCTACTACCTCGACCTGCTGCGCTTCCGGCCCATCTCGCAGGAAATAGCCCAGAAGTTCAGCGTGCAGCACGAGTCGCCGCAGCTGCTGCTCATCCAGGACGGCGAGTGCCGCTACGACGCCTCCCACATGGGCATCCGCCTCGCCGACGTGAAGCAGGCCGTATCCGGCTAA
- the lipA gene encoding lipoyl synthase yields the protein MLTLPIIQPEAAAPAKPRKPDWLRVKLPVGPEYAAVRRLVDEHKLHTICESGNCPNMGECWGAGTATFMILGNICTRSCSFCAVATGRPSEYDTDEPRRVAEAIQLMGVKHAVLTSVNRDELKDRGASIWYETVVQTKRLSPETTIETLIPDVKANWDALDTMIAGGQEVVSHNMETVGSLYRLVRPQAKYERSLEQIRRTYEAGKRTKSGIMLGLGETRDEMYKAMDDLAANGLHILTLGQYLQPTKRHLEVAEFIHPDVFAHYREEGLARGLKYVESGPLVRSSYHAERHVNVPIN from the coding sequence CTGCTGACCTTACCGATCATTCAGCCCGAAGCCGCTGCTCCGGCCAAGCCACGCAAGCCCGACTGGTTGCGGGTGAAGCTCCCGGTGGGCCCCGAATATGCTGCCGTGCGCCGTCTCGTGGACGAGCACAAGCTGCACACCATCTGCGAAAGCGGCAACTGCCCCAACATGGGTGAGTGCTGGGGTGCCGGCACGGCCACCTTCATGATCCTGGGCAACATCTGCACCCGCTCGTGCTCGTTCTGCGCCGTGGCCACCGGCCGCCCCAGCGAGTACGACACCGACGAGCCGCGCCGCGTGGCCGAAGCCATTCAGCTGATGGGCGTGAAGCACGCTGTGCTGACCTCCGTCAACCGCGACGAGCTCAAGGACCGCGGGGCCAGCATCTGGTACGAAACCGTGGTGCAAACCAAGCGCCTCTCGCCCGAAACCACCATCGAAACCCTGATTCCGGACGTGAAGGCTAACTGGGACGCGCTGGATACCATGATTGCCGGCGGCCAGGAAGTGGTGTCGCACAACATGGAAACCGTGGGCAGCCTCTACCGGCTGGTGCGCCCGCAGGCTAAGTACGAACGCAGCCTGGAGCAGATCCGGCGCACCTACGAAGCCGGCAAGCGCACCAAGTCGGGCATCATGCTGGGCCTGGGCGAAACCCGCGACGAGATGTACAAAGCCATGGACGACCTCGCCGCCAACGGCCTGCACATCCTCACGCTGGGTCAGTACCTGCAGCCCACCAAGCGCCACCTCGAAGTAGCCGAGTTCATCCACCCCGACGTGTTTGCGCACTACCGCGAAGAAGGCCTGGCCCGCGGCCTGAAGTACGTGGAAAGCGGCCCGCTGGTGCGTAGCTCCTACCACGCCGAGCGCCACGTAAACGTGCCCATCAACTAA
- a CDS encoding DUF4136 domain-containing protein: MSHITRFFRRPVAMLALGSALVLGVSGCATSSRVGVTSDYDHSVNFRAYKTWSWYPTQTKDTEGGPAQGYQSFLDKRIRTAVEREMTAKGLTYAETSPDLYIAYSAKVEDKQQANYSGLGPYGYPYGYGYYGGGLYGRGNGYITNYKAGTVIIDFVDVRRKELAWRGQGQAQVDKQTISEPEVYRIVNSILGTYPPQGPEGPNASR, from the coding sequence ATGTCTCATATCACTCGTTTTTTCCGCCGTCCGGTGGCTATGCTGGCCCTGGGCTCGGCGCTGGTGCTGGGCGTTTCGGGCTGCGCTACCTCGTCGCGGGTGGGCGTCACGTCCGACTACGACCACTCCGTCAACTTCCGGGCTTACAAAACTTGGTCGTGGTACCCCACGCAGACCAAAGACACCGAAGGCGGCCCGGCTCAGGGCTACCAGTCGTTTCTGGATAAGCGCATTCGTACGGCCGTGGAGCGCGAAATGACCGCCAAAGGCCTGACCTACGCCGAAACCTCGCCCGACCTGTACATTGCGTATTCGGCTAAGGTAGAGGACAAGCAGCAGGCCAATTACAGCGGCTTGGGCCCCTATGGCTACCCGTATGGCTATGGCTACTACGGCGGCGGCCTTTACGGCCGGGGCAACGGCTACATCACCAACTACAAAGCCGGCACCGTCATCATCGACTTTGTGGATGTGCGCCGCAAGGAGCTGGCGTGGCGCGGTCAGGGCCAGGCCCAGGTAGACAAGCAGACTATTTCGGAGCCCGAAGTGTACCGCATTGTCAACAGCATACTGGGCACCTACCCGCCGCAGGGCCCCGAAGGCCCCAACGCCAGTCGCTAA
- a CDS encoding SusC/RagA family TonB-linked outer membrane protein, with product MTRLLPLSSLLLLCLPALAQQPDTTRLREVVVLDSVRWVTHSCPIAQTLYTYEKPLSPFVPLQEQLRQVAGVQASPYSGAPGAQVAVRLRGAASLARNAQPLYVVDGVPVYQNMGESALQTTYGVQQAQVYGLNQLLNLPNEDVESVTVLRGAFETAAYGAQGQNGVISITTKLGRLNQTPQVRYSGYGGVQQVRRRYDLLNARQYAEFQNEAARNIGYQEPFSAAEVAALGEGTDWQREVLRVAALQEHHLSVAGGRPATRYYVGADHLRQNGIVENSQLRRYALRANVQQQLTTRLTLDARAGASQTEARLPPEGLALNMLTAAPVFPARLPNGELNDDLQFGFNPLSQALRQTREPRQRQLLARLELRQQIGQHLTASLLGHAEWNHLRRTSLSRIGGSSPTSERRQLEDRQRRQLSYRAALSYGRTLAGRHAFTAHLQAYRQDVQQHDSSQTRTTSGSTQVIENSRSQNEYQLLTASLQAGYTYAGRYALQASLRHDGSSAFGTEERQQWSPGAQLTWHAGKEAFLQDNSIVSQLDIRAGMGRTANTGNFYGQNLFVLVLGGSGGGGVRATPIREVTNQQDAGLRAGLWHDKLLVEASAYQRRTALTTVSLFGRTDDAGTLRARGLELSLTGTWLSGSRWQAGTTLALATQQSRYDGDQQGWGSNNVQLTVDGDPLANFRGLRYLGPDATGQARYAGSTPASPEGTYENLGSGLPARLLGFTQHLRYQRLSLQLQADGAFGHQVYNLNNRYLDDPGGFYDNGSHRLLSRWTPANPNTDVPAAGAGVRAGSSYFLQSGNHVRLSSLLVSYELWKQAARSLSVWVGGQNLLVLTNYRGFDPGMSSAGADANQAGLDAGAYPTARTVLVGVRGEF from the coding sequence ATGACCCGATTATTACCGCTAAGTTCTTTGTTGCTGCTTTGCCTTCCGGCCCTGGCCCAGCAGCCGGATACCACCCGGCTGCGAGAAGTCGTGGTGCTGGATTCCGTGCGGTGGGTGACGCACAGCTGCCCAATAGCGCAAACCTTGTACACGTATGAGAAGCCGCTGAGCCCCTTCGTCCCCCTGCAGGAGCAGCTCCGACAGGTAGCGGGCGTGCAGGCCTCGCCGTACTCCGGGGCGCCGGGCGCGCAGGTGGCGGTGCGGCTGCGGGGCGCGGCCTCGCTGGCCCGCAACGCGCAGCCGCTCTACGTGGTGGATGGCGTGCCGGTGTACCAGAACATGGGCGAGAGTGCACTCCAGACCACCTACGGCGTGCAGCAAGCGCAGGTGTACGGCCTCAACCAGCTGCTGAACCTGCCCAATGAGGACGTGGAATCGGTGACGGTGCTGCGCGGGGCCTTCGAAACCGCGGCGTATGGCGCGCAGGGCCAGAACGGCGTTATCAGCATCACCACCAAGTTGGGCCGCCTCAACCAAACGCCGCAGGTGCGCTACAGCGGCTACGGCGGCGTGCAGCAGGTGCGCCGCCGCTACGACTTGCTGAACGCCCGCCAGTACGCCGAATTCCAGAACGAAGCCGCCCGCAACATTGGGTATCAGGAGCCGTTTTCGGCGGCTGAAGTGGCGGCCCTGGGCGAGGGCACCGACTGGCAGCGGGAAGTGCTGCGCGTGGCGGCCCTGCAGGAGCACCACCTGAGCGTGGCGGGCGGCCGCCCCGCCACCCGCTACTACGTGGGCGCCGACCACCTGCGCCAGAACGGCATCGTGGAAAACTCGCAGCTGCGCCGCTACGCGCTGCGGGCCAACGTGCAGCAGCAGCTCACGACCCGCCTCACGCTGGACGCCCGCGCCGGCGCCAGCCAGACGGAGGCCCGCCTGCCCCCCGAAGGCCTCGCGCTGAACATGCTGACGGCCGCGCCGGTGTTTCCGGCCCGCTTGCCCAACGGCGAGCTGAATGACGACCTGCAGTTTGGATTCAATCCGCTCAGCCAGGCCCTGCGCCAGACGCGCGAGCCCCGGCAGCGGCAGCTGCTGGCCCGCCTGGAGCTGCGCCAGCAGATCGGCCAGCACCTGACGGCCAGCCTGCTGGGCCATGCGGAGTGGAACCACCTGCGCCGCACCAGCCTCAGCCGCATTGGCGGCAGTTCCCCCACCTCTGAAAGACGCCAGTTGGAGGATCGGCAGCGGCGGCAGCTCAGCTACCGCGCCGCCCTCAGCTATGGCCGCACCCTGGCCGGCCGCCACGCCTTCACGGCCCACCTGCAGGCGTATCGCCAGGACGTGCAGCAGCACGACAGCTCCCAGACGCGCACCACCAGCGGCAGCACGCAGGTCATCGAAAACAGCCGCAGCCAGAATGAGTACCAGCTGCTGACGGCCAGCCTGCAGGCCGGCTACACCTACGCCGGCCGCTACGCGCTGCAGGCCAGCCTCCGCCACGACGGCAGCAGCGCCTTTGGCACTGAGGAGCGCCAGCAGTGGAGCCCCGGCGCCCAGCTAACCTGGCACGCGGGCAAAGAGGCATTTCTGCAAGACAATTCCATCGTGTCGCAGCTGGATATACGAGCCGGCATGGGGCGCACGGCCAACACCGGAAATTTCTACGGCCAGAACTTGTTTGTGCTGGTGCTCGGCGGCTCGGGCGGGGGAGGCGTGCGGGCGACGCCCATCCGGGAAGTCACCAACCAGCAGGATGCAGGGCTGCGGGCCGGGCTCTGGCACGACAAGCTGCTGGTGGAGGCCAGCGCCTACCAGCGCCGGACGGCCCTGACCACTGTTTCGCTGTTTGGCCGCACCGACGACGCCGGCACGCTGCGCGCCCGCGGCCTAGAGCTGAGCCTGACCGGCACCTGGCTGAGTGGCTCCCGCTGGCAGGCCGGCACCACCCTGGCCCTGGCCACCCAGCAAAGCCGCTACGACGGCGACCAGCAAGGCTGGGGCAGCAACAACGTGCAGCTAACGGTCGACGGCGACCCACTGGCCAATTTCCGCGGCCTGCGCTACCTCGGCCCCGATGCCACCGGCCAGGCGCGCTACGCCGGCAGCACGCCCGCCTCGCCCGAGGGCACCTACGAAAACCTGGGCTCGGGCCTGCCCGCCCGGCTGCTGGGCTTCACGCAGCACCTGCGCTACCAGCGACTGAGTCTGCAGCTGCAAGCCGATGGTGCCTTCGGCCATCAGGTGTACAACCTCAACAACCGCTACCTCGACGACCCCGGCGGCTTTTATGACAACGGCAGCCACCGCCTGCTCAGCCGCTGGACGCCGGCCAACCCCAACACCGACGTGCCGGCGGCCGGCGCGGGCGTACGCGCTGGCAGCTCGTATTTCCTGCAGTCGGGCAACCACGTGCGCCTCTCCAGCCTGCTGGTGAGCTACGAGCTGTGGAAGCAGGCCGCGCGCAGCCTGAGCGTGTGGGTGGGTGGCCAGAATCTGCTGGTGCTAACCAACTACCGCGGCTTCGACCCCGGCATGAGCAGCGCCGGCGCCGACGCCAACCAGGCCGGCCTCGACGCCGGCGCCTACCCCACCGCCCGCACCGTGCTGGTGGGCGTGCGGGGAGAATTTTAA
- a CDS encoding thiamine pyrophosphate-dependent enzyme codes for MNFDRKDYSNETLLHLYQALLKPRLIEEKMLILLRQGKVSKWFSGIGQEAISVGSTLALDDDEYILPLHRNLGVFTGRNIPLDRLFAQWQGKTTGYTKGRDRSFHFGTNEHHIVGMISHLGPQLAVADGIALADKLADRPKVTVTYSGDGGASEGDFHEALNVAAVWQLPVIFIIENNGYGLSTPSNEQFRFRSFVDKGPAYGMEAVQVDGNNVLEVYDTVRRLAEDLRQNPRPVLLEALTFRMRGHEEASGTKYVPQELFEEWAQKDPVENYEKWLLAEGILDEEARMRYRETIKREIEEGLRVADAVPMPTASLTEEIGDMYRSFAPSAESLVLSEKVTDGNTVSSPLSTRHQALSTAEGTTDKRYVDAISDGLRQSMERYPELVLMGQDIADYGGVFKITDGFVAQFGKARVRNTPLCESAIVGAALGLSIKGQKAMVEMQFADFVTCGFNQIVNNLAKSHYRWGQNADVVVRMPTGAGTAAGPFHSQSNEAWFTHTPGLKVVYPSNPVDAKGLLCAAFEDPNPVLYFEHKQLYRSISAPVPDAYYTTPIGKAALVREGDTLSIITYGAGVHWALALAEELNLDCDILDLRTLLPWDEDAVRQTVEKNGRVLLLHEDTLTGGLGGEIGAWIAEHCFRSLDAPLMRVGSLDTAIPFSPNLEKQFLPQQRLREAVEKLLSY; via the coding sequence ATGAACTTCGACCGGAAAGACTACTCAAACGAAACCCTCCTGCACCTCTACCAGGCCCTGCTCAAGCCGCGCCTGATTGAAGAGAAAATGCTGATTCTGCTGCGGCAGGGCAAAGTCAGCAAGTGGTTTTCGGGCATCGGGCAGGAAGCCATTTCGGTGGGCAGCACCCTGGCCCTCGACGACGACGAGTACATCCTGCCGCTGCATCGCAACCTGGGCGTGTTCACGGGCCGCAATATTCCGCTCGACCGCCTGTTTGCGCAGTGGCAGGGCAAAACCACCGGCTACACCAAGGGCCGCGACCGAAGCTTCCACTTCGGCACCAACGAGCACCACATTGTGGGCATGATTTCGCACCTGGGGCCGCAGCTGGCCGTGGCCGATGGCATTGCCCTGGCCGATAAGCTGGCCGACCGCCCCAAGGTAACCGTGACCTACAGCGGCGACGGCGGCGCCTCCGAAGGCGACTTCCACGAGGCCCTGAACGTGGCCGCCGTGTGGCAGCTGCCGGTGATTTTCATCATCGAAAACAACGGCTACGGCCTCAGCACGCCCTCCAACGAGCAGTTCCGCTTCCGCTCCTTCGTGGACAAAGGCCCCGCCTACGGCATGGAGGCTGTGCAGGTAGACGGCAACAACGTGCTGGAAGTGTACGACACCGTGCGCCGCCTTGCTGAGGATTTGCGCCAGAACCCGCGCCCCGTGCTGCTGGAGGCCCTCACGTTCCGGATGCGCGGCCACGAGGAAGCCAGCGGCACCAAGTACGTGCCGCAGGAGCTGTTTGAGGAGTGGGCCCAGAAAGACCCGGTGGAGAACTACGAAAAGTGGCTGCTGGCCGAGGGCATCCTCGACGAGGAAGCCCGCATGCGCTACCGCGAAACCATCAAGCGCGAAATCGAGGAAGGCCTGCGCGTGGCCGACGCCGTGCCCATGCCCACTGCCAGCCTCACCGAGGAAATCGGCGACATGTACCGCAGCTTCGCGCCTAGTGCGGAGAGCTTAGTGCTTAGTGAAAAAGTGACGGACGGCAATACTGTTTCCTCTCCCCTAAGCACTAGGCACCAAGCACTAAGCACTGCCGAAGGCACCACCGACAAGCGCTACGTCGATGCCATTTCCGACGGGCTGCGGCAGAGCATGGAGCGCTACCCAGAGCTAGTGCTTATGGGCCAAGACATTGCCGACTACGGCGGGGTGTTCAAAATCACCGACGGCTTTGTGGCGCAGTTTGGCAAGGCGCGGGTGCGCAACACGCCGCTCTGCGAGTCGGCCATTGTGGGTGCGGCGCTGGGCCTAAGCATCAAGGGCCAGAAGGCCATGGTGGAAATGCAGTTTGCTGACTTCGTGACCTGCGGCTTCAACCAGATTGTGAACAACCTGGCCAAAAGCCACTACCGCTGGGGCCAGAACGCCGATGTGGTGGTGCGCATGCCCACCGGCGCCGGCACCGCCGCCGGCCCGTTCCACTCGCAAAGCAACGAGGCCTGGTTTACGCACACGCCCGGCCTGAAAGTGGTGTACCCCTCGAACCCCGTAGATGCCAAAGGCCTGCTCTGCGCCGCCTTCGAAGACCCCAACCCGGTGCTGTACTTCGAGCACAAGCAGCTCTACCGCAGCATCTCGGCCCCGGTGCCCGACGCCTACTACACCACGCCTATCGGCAAGGCCGCGCTGGTGCGCGAGGGCGACACGCTCAGCATCATCACCTACGGCGCGGGCGTACACTGGGCCCTGGCTTTGGCCGAAGAGCTGAACCTGGACTGTGACATCCTGGACCTGCGCACCCTGCTGCCCTGGGACGAGGACGCCGTGCGCCAGACGGTGGAGAAAAATGGCCGCGTGCTGCTGCTCCACGAAGACACCCTCACCGGCGGCCTGGGCGGCGAAATCGGGGCCTGGATTGCTGAGCACTGCTTCCGCAGCCTCGACGCGCCCCTCATGCGCGTCGGCTCCCTCGACACCGCCATTCCGTTTTCACCCAACCTCGAAAAGCAGTTCCTGCCCCAGCAGCGCCTCCGCGAAGCCGTGGAGAAGCTGCTGAGCTACTAG